CTAAAAACACATCATCGACATATGTATTTAAACTGATTATTCTTGCCAAGGGTCCCTTTGAAATAGTTATTTCATTTAATGCAACTACTTTCTCTATAATTTCTCCATCTCTAATTAATTGGGCTTCCACCATTTGTCTTTTTTCTATGTTATATTGACCTTTATCTATTTTTTCTATTGCATCTTCAACTTCTTTTAATTCAACTTCTGTCAAAAATCCTAAAGTTCCTAAATTGACTCCTAAGATAGGAACTTGATAACCTGCATATTCTCTGGCAACACTTAAAAATGTTCCATCTCCTCCTAATACCAATAAAAGTTCAACATTTTCAGGAAGATTTCCAGAACAAAAACCTTCTGTTCCATCTATAAAATAGTCCTTTGAACTATAGAGCTTAAATCCTTTTTCTTTAAGACTTGTAATAATTTCATTTGCTATCTTTAATCCATGTTCTTTAGAAAAATTTAAAAATATAGCGATATTTTTCAACTAAATCCCCCCTAAATTAACTTTTTACTAAGATAAAAGCCTAAGGTCATAAAGGCAATTAAAATTATTATCTTTTTTAGTAGTGTTATGAAATAGTTGGGAGTTATAATTTTAAGTTTACACTCTTTAATTGCCTGACCCTTTGAATTAATAAAAAGCACTCCATTTATATTATAACAGACATAATCTAGTATTATCTTTAACTTTATCAAATTATCCCTCAAAGAAAAACCTTGTGAAGGAGAATATGTTTCTACCAAATATTTCTTTCCAGAAAACTTAACCACTAGTTTAGGCTCGATCATATCTTCTCTACTTGAATAATCTTTAAAGTAAATGATTTTTCTAGGTGGGCAAACATCAACTATATTATAACCTTGTTCTTGTAAAGTTTCCAAGACCCTAATATCCCTTTTACTAGCTTTTTTAATATATTTCTTTATCCGCCAATGGGCTAAACTTTTTTCTACATAATAATAGCAAATACCTAAAATAATTATCAATAATAAAATCCTTTCAATAAAATCAAACATAAAACCACCCCCATTTTACAGGAAATATTCGTTATAAAAACTAAAATTCCTTTTTTATAAAAGAAAAAAGCAGGTTCTAACTCCCTGCTTTAGACTAAAAATAAATTATAGATAAATTCACCAGCAGCTGTGGTAATTAAACAAAGATACGATTAAGTCGAGGAGATAGATTTAAGAGCTGATTAGATAAAAGGAAGAAGGGGTGAGGAACAGGACGTTCCGAAAGCTTATTGAGCCATGGACGGCGAATTAGAGCGGTACCCTTCTTCCTTTTAGATAGAAGCCTTAAATCTCGACGGAGACTTTGTTAGAATGTTTAATTACCACAGCCTTAATTCCTTAGCCTTTTCTACAATTACTTCAATTTTTTCAGAATCAATTTTTGAGTGATTATCTAATTTTGCTAATAATAAATATTCTATATTACCCTCAGGACCAGTAATTGGGGAAAAATTTAAGTCTAATGTTCCAATCCCCAATTCAGAGCAAAAATCTATAATATTTCTAATTACTTCCTTATGGACTTCAAAATCCCTAACTACACCTTTTTTCCCTACCTTTTCCCTACCAGCTTCAAATTGGGGCTTAATTAAAGCTATAATTGTCCCACCTGGTACTAAAACT
The Anaerobranca gottschalkii DSM 13577 DNA segment above includes these coding regions:
- a CDS encoding NAD(+)/NADH kinase codes for the protein MKNIAIFLNFSKEHGLKIANEIITSLKEKGFKLYSSKDYFIDGTEGFCSGNLPENVELLLVLGGDGTFLSVAREYAGYQVPILGVNLGTLGFLTEVELKEVEDAIEKIDKGQYNIEKRQMVEAQLIRDGEIIEKVVALNEITISKGPLARIISLNTYVDDVFLECYPGDGVIISTPTGSTGYSLSAGGPILTPALPVLVITPICPHTLHSRSVVVSNKSEIKVILTTTNQEVVLTIDGQKGIGLKSGDVIKVKGSDLFVPVVRLKGKNFFDILRLKMNNYSNRRLL